The following DNA comes from Diceros bicornis minor isolate mBicDic1 chromosome 7, mDicBic1.mat.cur, whole genome shotgun sequence.
GGTTGTTTAAAGCTatccagtttgtggtagtttgttaggACAGCCTTGGGAAATTAATACACCATGTAATCTTTCAAAGATTGTTTTCATTGACCTCTTCTGactgtatttaaatattaaaataaatttataaagtgGTAATAAGAAAGCATCTGATAGATATTGCTGTAAACTCATGAAGAGTTCCTAACAATTCTAATAAGgagagatgattttttttccttctaaaagtaAAGAAATGTTGAGGAACAATGGAAATTTGTTGTTATAGAGAGTATTTTGGTCCTATGTAATGACTAAATTGCTTTGTTTGGaaatcaaaattatatttaagtttttattcaaaatattaaatgttatatCAATTTGAGACAATAATTGCAATAAATTTCTTTAACTGAACTCAGTTTGAAATGCTTTAAATCATTGTTAGACgtagagttttaatttttttttattttaaagaaatatttactaatttGGGTCAAAATGGAATTAAGGAAAATCCAATATTGGAGCGTAGTATTGAGGTGCGCTCTGGGCAAAGGGGCTCAATTTTGCTACCCCTTCATAAGGAGTGTACATACTCTTTCCCACAAAGGCTGCCGAGAGGGGCAGGAAGATGCAGCATTTATAGTCTCCCATATCATTAGATACAGATTACCCAAAGGCAAGAACTCTCTGGGCTGACTTGTACATAGGTCAAgtggacacctgaagtcacagagaaGGCTCCAGAGTTAAACTGCAAGATCATGGTGCAGATTTGAAGGGAACCGCCCCTAATGCAAGCTGAGTTTCAGCTTGCATAGAACTAAATAATGTGTCTGCTGCTGAAATGAGAGGTGGTCTGAGAGAATGTGACATGGGAAACCAGAGGTGTCCGGTACAATCATCAATGAGTATTTGAGTGTGTATGCTCTGCCCTACTGGAGCTTATATTCACTAAGGCAAGAGCAAGGAAATGAATAAGCATTCGAAGTATCATATAATTACCATCAGCACTACCAGCTAAGAAGAAAAAAGGCTAGTTTTTCTGAGAGAGAATAGAGAGTTGACATGAAAAGTAATTTATGTGAAGTTTCACAGATAAGTTTTCTGAGGAAATAACTTTAAGGCCTTATAGCCTTTAGAGATGTATTTTTCTAAATCAGACTCGGGCAAATTTTTCACTGATTATCCTAAAGTACACTGGTAATAATAAATAAGCCAACAGCTTGGTTTATCTTAGAGAAATCTTTTAACTCAGTTTAAGGTGGAAGAAATGGATTGACATCAGGGTCTTCTTAGGCTCTGATTAATAAAGCCCATGACTGATTGAGATCTTGCTCAGGCAAGGAGGCTTAAGCCTACTTGGTATGCTCAATTGGATATGTGATGACTCAGTTTTAGAGTTCCCAGAGGATAGTACTATAGAGCTATGGCTCATTCACCTACCTTCCCTCCAGCTAAAGACCTGGGCAAATTACAGTTTGGAAAACCAGGAGTCTGGAAGTAACATATATAGATAAATTAGGCTGCATAAAATGCATCTGACCAAATAACTTAGCCcctttaaaaagacacaaataaaatatTCCCTCTGGCTGCAGCAATATAGGTTACTGTATTTACCTCtttcatgctctctctctctttttatcaattttgttgaagTATATTTTACATGTAATAAAATTCACTCAATATCTGCATAGTAAAGAATTTTCTCAACGCCGGCATAGGTGAAGTTATTTTTTGCCCAGAGTATAGAAAACCATGGTGGTCTACACTAAGTTGTTTGGGTTCTAGATATCACTCTACCATCATATTTGATACGTTGATGCATCAGATATCaaatatagttattatttttaaaccccCATTGCTGCATGccttgtaataaaaaaaaataagtcatatTCAGAGACCCCTTAGTTGTTGACAAGATTTAATGACTTAATAAATCAGGTATTCACAAGATATTACACCTGTACTGGGGCTTGACACAGAAGGAGCTCAGGAGTAATATTCCTAAATTTTTGTATAGAAATAAGTCAAGCCGTCACCAAAGAGCTTGCAGATCTTTGGAGGATTCTCCAAACATAAACTTAATTGatttgaacaacaacaaaagtatCTGTAGCTAACTTAGAAATTAATGTATGAACTTGTATGCGATACATACAGTTTTCCTATAAACACTTTAGAAgaggaaataattaaaaagaaaattatcaaggaCCTTGTAGGTGGCAGCAATTGTACTACATTCCGCAGATACAGCAGTGAAATACATGCATAGGGGGCTACCTTCATGGAGATTACAGTCCATCACAGATTTGGACAATAAGCAAGCAAgtccaaaatagaaaaataaatgacaagtCAGGGGTATTTTGGATTGAGCACAATCACAACACATGATGGTCTTTAGTTCAGATTCTAAGTTCTGATTAGGTTTCTGaagtaagaagaaataaaacagataaataaagtACATGGAGAATTAGGACAGAAAAAAGATTTTTCCAGGCTAGAGTTATACAAAAATCTAGAAATTATAGTCATCATATTGCTATGATTTATGTTGTTTCTTGACTGATTAGAATAAAGGAGGTAGGTAATCACTGTTGGAAGATGGTATTTTCATTATGGTTGAGGTTGTGTTTTATCAATTATATGGAAGACAAGAGGAGGAAGTAATACTGATGGCATTATTGGGTCCATGTATCCAGGTCATTCTTAGTATTTCTTCTAAACTGTATCTCAATGATACttgtaacagaaaaaaagagagagagtgactATTAAACACACCATGGATACAAGAAATAATATCAGTAGAATCCCatgaaatgaaggaaaatgttGACAGATGGACTAAaataaaacagatcaattcaTACAATGTAATAGTTGATAACTTGTATCTAACAAATTATTCCCATATTATTTCTGATCAGTAGAATATTCCTCCTTTTAGCATTTTCTGCAGAGCAACATTGACATCTTTATTCCTCAGGCTATAGATCAGGGGGTTCAGCATGGGCACAACGATAGTATAAAACACAGAGGACATTTTTCCTTGGTCCATGGAGCTAACTGATGATGGCTGCAGGTACATGAATGCAGCAGATCCAAAAAAGACCACAACCGCCAACATGTGGGAACTGCAAGTGCTGAAGGTTTTTGACCTGCCCTCAGTAGAGCGAATGCGGAGGATGGTGGCAATGATGAAGATGTAGGAGCTAAGGATGGTCAGGCAAGGAGCAAAGATGTTAAATGTACCAACACATAGAATCAGTAATTCGTTGACATAGGTACTAGAGCAGGAGAGCTTTAGGAGGGGAAGAAGATCACAGAAATAATGGTTGATCACGTCAAATTTGCAGAAATGAATCCTAAACATGCAGCCTGTATGAGTAAGTGCACAAATCAGGCCTATAATATACACTCCCCAAATGTGGGAGAAACAGGTCTGATGAGACATGATGACATTATAAAGCAAGGGGCTACAGATGGCAACATAGCGGTCATATGCCATTGCAGCTAACATGTAACATTCTGAGATAGCAAACACGAGGAAGAAATAGAGCTGAGTCATGCATTCAGGGTAGGAGATGATGTTCTTCTCTGTCATAAAGTTCACCAGCATTTTGGGGGTAATGACCGTGGAATGGCAGAGATCAATGAAGGACAAGCTGCTGAGGAAatagtacatgggggtgtgcagGGGAGAACTGAGCCCAATCAGTGTGATCATGCCCAGGTTCCCCACCACCGTGACCACATAGAttcccaggaagaggaggaagaggggcagctgGAGTTCTGGTTGTTCTGTTAGCCCAGCGAGGATGAACTCAGTCACTGTGGAATGATTTCCTGCTGCCATTTTCCTCTGGGGAGTTTCtgaatgggagagagaaaggcacagTTTTTGGAGACATTTTCTTGTTATTCTTTACTTCCTAAAAGATGTCATATAAAAAATTACTGGCTTATATCCCCTTGGTTCTTGTATAATAATTTTAACTATAAATAAATTTACCTAATAAACATTTATCTTCAATAGTTTTATAccttaatatcaaatatataaaattatttcatatgaaaatatttcagCCATATTGatgatcattttatatttttggagtGGCTACctcctattctgaacatttcaatttttttagccAATTTTTCCTAAAGTAAGGTTCACACATGTAAAAACTTAGAGGACATATTGATTATGAGAGAAGCTAGCTGAGCAACAAAGTAGAGAGATTAAATCCTGTTTAAGTGCAGTATCCTTTACTAACCAGCAGCTAATTCCTCCAGGGGTGAAAAGAGGCACATTATTACTGagtctttggatttatttttacaaaaatcataaaatttgagTTTCTACATAAAACCttcaaatttttaatattattgttgAAATAAAACTATACAAACAACATTCATTGGGCAGTTGTGCTAGCTGGATTGATGCTCTGTTAGCCAGTTTGTGGCCCCTGGAACAAATATTCTGCCTTCATTTGAGGGAAGAACTAGGAGCAGTAGCTAAGTGAGTAGGCCTTCAAGTCCAAGTGCCTCTGTTTATACGCTGACCCATCATTTATTAGCTAATAACCTTGAACAAGTAAAATAACCTCATTATCTAGTTAGCATAGGTTAGTGCtctgaaaataataacaattgCTGTTGTTTTTGTTACTTACAACTTACAGCATGCTATCATTTAGAAAATAATGGATAATTACACGCTTCAAAATACAGAAACAGTAATTACAACGTTTAAACTTTTCCTTTCACCTCTTTTATCGTTCATTGGTTAAAAGGGTATGCAAAACAGTTGCAAAATTAAGGGATATAGAATCATAAATGCAGTCCCCTTTTCTGCTAAGCACTAAAtagattattttatcattatatacatcaaagtaaaattcaaaatgaattccacttgaataatataaaaaataaacagaaaatctaaaatattcGACCTCAcagttaaacaaaaataaacttgaaTCTCAAATCTAAGCATAAAGGCTAAACCATTAAACTTCtggaaaaaacatgaaagaaaatctTCAACACATTGGAATAGTCAtaggacacacacacaaattatacaatattataaattattttttatcaaattaaaaactATTCTTCTAAAGGAAGtattagaaaatgaaaagcaagcCACAAACTGTGGacttttattcaatatatataaatactgaCAAGACAATAATATGAAGACAATctagcaaattaaaaaataaaactatttgaaTAGGTATATCACAGAAGAAGATAAAGGAATagttaataagcacatgaaaacacaCTAAAATCATtcttcatcagggaaatgaaaactaaatTAAAACCATGACACACCACTACACATCTACATTGAAATGCCAAAAACTTGCAATACCAAAGTGTtgagaggatatggagcaactaaATCTCCCAGACACAGCTGGTGAGGAAGGGTGTAAAATTGTCCaactattttggaaaactgtttggcaattTCTAGAAAGTCAATCATACACCTACAATATAACCTAACAATTCTATTCCTCAGTGATGACCCATGAGAAATGTAGACATATGTCTATACAATGACTTGTACAAAAATGTACATGAAAACTCTGTTACAACCAAAAacgggaaacaacccaaatattgaaccaataaaaagataaataaatcgtGGTATATACAAGGAGTGGAATACTGCTCaccaataaaaagtaataaatcaCAGATGCATATAACCACACAGATTAATCTTGAAAACATCAGGTTGAGTAAACGGGGCCAGACTTAAAGAGGGCACattgtacaattccatttatataaagttctagaaAAGCAGAACTAATTTATAGTGATGGAAATGTGGTCAGTGGCTGACTACAGTGGGACGTGGGAGAATGACTGGGAAAGGACATAAGAGAAACTTTTAGGATGATAAAAATGTGTCATATCATTGTCAATGATTGTTGGTTTTGGTTTCACCAGTTCAGAGTGTATGCATTTGTAGAAACTCATGTAAGTGAATTTTATTCTTAGAATGggtatattcattttttatttaatcttgatAAAATTATATCTTAGTataatcttaataaaataaaatatatgataaaataaattaataatattaattttaaaacagaaaatctaaTAAAGAATCAGCAAGGATAAAGAAGATCTGAACAAGATTCATAAAtttgaatatatgtatgtatatgtataatctTATGGCATGCAGCAACTAAATAACACATATTCTTTTTAAGGGCACATAGAACTCTTACAGAATTATTTTATCCTGGTTCATAACACAAGTTACAATACCTTACCAGATGTTTTCCCTGGTCTTTACATTTAAGAAAGTAAAAACACCAATCTTAAAAGTTTTCTcctaaaatatagaaaaagaggCAACAttcaacagtaaaaataaaataaaataacctcttAGAAAACTCAGATTAGATAATAAGTTCTTAAAGCTGTTTGAAAAGCATGTAAAGCAAACAACAAACTTAGTAGTGAAATATGGAAAACTTTCCCCTGTAATGGAAAGGAGACAAAGATATTTGCTTGATATCTCCATTCCTATTCATCATTTTACTGAATATTCTAGCAAATTCAATAAggcatgcaaaaaaataaagtaataaagatTGAAAAGGAATTAATAAAACTTACGCATAGGTGACACGATTAAGTAGGTAGAAAAATCAAAGTAATAAAGACAAAAAGTcagaaattaattaataaataaaaactatagaTATAAGgttggatatttaaaaataattttaaaaggtcatatttgattttagaatatgaaaactttgtgcatatctgaaataaatttattttctctctgtaattTCTCTGTTCTCATGGTGTTTGtgagtatgtgcatgtgtgtgtgtttgactgGATTTAAATTGCTAATATTTAAATCGTCATAAGTGagattgatttctaatttttcttttttgtaatgtttTGGTCAGAATTTTGTTTCAAAACCTGCTGGCCTCAGAAGAGATATAGAAAATCTTCCCTCTCTTTCTACTGCTGGCGTAGTTTGTGTAAAACTACCTTAAAGTTTTGAAGTATTCACCAGTGAAATAGTCTAGACCCCTGGTGTTCTTCATGTTCAGGTTTTCAGTAACAAATTGAATTTCCTTAATAACTGTCAATTATtcaaatttttgtcttttgtttcaaTTTTCCTTAATTGAAATTTCAAGGCGTTCATCCATTTTGAAATTATCAGATGTTTTGTATACTCTTCTCTTTTACCTTTCTATGTATATAGTGTCAATGCAAAAGAACCAATAACCATCCTATACATAAgaaaaataaggtgagtttacttgagccagagtgaggattataacccgggaaggccttagaaggtgttccagagaagcatgggtttc
Coding sequences within:
- the LOC131408181 gene encoding olfactory receptor 8G1, whose product is MAAGNHSTVTEFILAGLTEQPELQLPLFLLFLGIYVVTVVGNLGMITLIGLSSPLHTPMYYFLSSLSFIDLCHSTVITPKMLVNFMTEKNIISYPECMTQLYFFLVFAISECYMLAAMAYDRYVAICSPLLYNVIMSHQTCFSHIWGVYIIGLICALTHTGCMFRIHFCKFDVINHYFCDLLPLLKLSCSSTYVNELLILCVGTFNIFAPCLTILSSYIFIIATILRIRSTEGRSKTFSTCSSHMLAVVVFFGSAAFMYLQPSSVSSMDQGKMSSVFYTIVVPMLNPLIYSLRNKDVNVALQKMLKGGIFY